The following coding sequences lie in one Pseudomonas sp. SL4(2022) genomic window:
- a CDS encoding aspartate aminotransferase family protein codes for MSVQHDPVNRHPVQRADFDQVMVPNYAPAAFIPVRGAGSRVWDQSGRELIDFAGGIAVNVLGHAHPALVKALTEQAGNLWHVSNVFTNEPALRLAKKLIDATFAERVFFCNSGAEANEAAFKLARRVAFDKFGEDKCEIIAATNSFHGRTLFTVSVGGQPKYSDGFGPKIQGISHIPYNDIDALKAAVSDKTCAVVLEPIQGEGGVLPADLAYLQAARELCDQHNALLVFDEVQSGMGRSGALFAYQHYGVTPDILSSAKSLGGGFPIGAMLTTEALAKHLAVGTHGTTYGGNPLACAVGEAVIDTINTPQVLNGVKAKHLRFKTKLEQIGQQYGVFSEVRGLGLLIGAVLSDAWKGKAKVILDAAAVEGVMVLQASPDVVRFAPSLVVEDADIDEGLARFERAVAKLVQA; via the coding sequence ATGTCCGTTCAGCACGACCCGGTGAATCGTCACCCGGTACAACGCGCCGATTTCGACCAGGTGATGGTGCCCAACTACGCACCCGCTGCCTTTATTCCAGTACGTGGCGCCGGTTCGCGCGTATGGGATCAAAGCGGTCGTGAGCTGATCGACTTTGCCGGCGGTATTGCCGTCAACGTGCTGGGTCACGCTCATCCGGCGCTGGTCAAGGCGCTCACCGAGCAGGCGGGCAACCTCTGGCATGTATCCAACGTGTTCACCAACGAGCCGGCCCTGCGCCTGGCCAAGAAGCTAATCGACGCCACCTTCGCCGAGCGCGTGTTCTTCTGTAACTCCGGCGCCGAAGCCAACGAGGCCGCGTTCAAGCTGGCCCGTCGCGTGGCGTTCGATAAGTTCGGCGAAGACAAGTGCGAAATCATCGCCGCGACCAACAGCTTCCACGGGCGCACCCTGTTTACCGTGAGCGTCGGCGGTCAGCCGAAGTATTCCGATGGTTTCGGCCCGAAGATTCAGGGCATCAGCCACATTCCGTATAACGATATCGACGCGCTGAAAGCGGCTGTATCGGACAAAACCTGCGCCGTGGTGCTGGAGCCGATTCAGGGTGAAGGCGGTGTGCTGCCGGCGGATCTGGCTTACCTGCAAGCGGCTCGCGAGTTGTGCGATCAGCACAATGCGCTGCTGGTGTTTGACGAAGTGCAGAGCGGCATGGGTCGCAGTGGTGCGTTGTTCGCCTATCAGCATTACGGCGTGACCCCGGACATCCTTTCCAGCGCCAAGAGCTTGGGCGGTGGTTTCCCGATTGGCGCGATGCTGACCACCGAAGCACTGGCCAAACACTTGGCCGTTGGCACTCACGGCACCACCTACGGCGGTAATCCGCTGGCCTGTGCGGTCGGCGAGGCGGTGATCGACACCATCAACACTCCGCAGGTACTCAACGGGGTGAAGGCCAAGCACCTGCGTTTCAAAACCAAGCTGGAGCAGATTGGCCAGCAGTATGGCGTGTTCAGCGAAGTACGCGGTCTCGGTCTGCTGATCGGTGCGGTGCTCTCCGATGCCTGGAAAGGCAAGGCCAAGGTAATTCTCGACGCGGCGGCCGTGGAAGGCGTGATGGTGCTGCAGGCCAGCCCGGACGTGGTGCGTTTCGCTCCGAGCCTGGTGGTGGAAGATGCCGATATCGATGAGGGCCTGGCGCGTTTTGAGCGTGCTGTCGCCAAGCTGGTCCAAGCCTGA
- the aruF gene encoding arginine/ornithine succinyltransferase subunit alpha → MLVMRPAQMADLTEVQRLAADSPVGVTSLPDDADRLREKIAASEASFAAEVSFNGEESYFFVLEDTESGRLVGCSGIVASAGYSEPFYSFRNETFVHNSRELKIHNKIHVLSLCHDLTGNSLLTSFYVERPLVNTAWSELNSRGRLLFLANHPERFADALVVEIVGYSDEAGDSPFWDAVGRNFFDMNYTEAERLCGLKSRTFLAELMPHYPIYVPLLPDEAQEAMGQVHPRAQISFDILMREGFETDHYIDIFDGGPTLHARTSGIRSIAQSRVVPVRLSADKDEPIKGGRPYLVCNGQLQDFRAVVVELDWVPGKPVALSVAVAEALGVGDGVSVRLVAV, encoded by the coding sequence ATGCTGGTGATGCGCCCCGCGCAAATGGCCGACCTCACTGAAGTGCAGCGTCTCGCCGCGGACAGCCCGGTTGGTGTGACTTCACTGCCGGACGACGCTGATCGTCTGCGTGAAAAAATTGCTGCCTCGGAGGCTTCGTTTGCCGCCGAAGTCAGCTTCAACGGTGAAGAAAGCTACTTCTTCGTTCTTGAGGACACTGAGAGCGGTCGCCTGGTAGGTTGCTCCGGCATCGTCGCCTCGGCCGGCTACTCCGAGCCGTTCTACAGCTTCCGTAACGAAACCTTTGTGCACAACTCCCGCGAGCTGAAGATCCATAACAAGATCCACGTGCTTTCGCTGTGCCACGACCTGACCGGCAACAGCCTGTTGACCAGTTTCTACGTCGAGCGGCCCTTGGTGAACACCGCCTGGTCGGAACTCAATTCCCGTGGCCGTTTGTTGTTTCTCGCCAATCACCCAGAGCGCTTTGCCGATGCGCTGGTGGTGGAGATCGTGGGTTACAGCGACGAGGCCGGCGATTCGCCGTTCTGGGATGCGGTGGGGCGCAACTTCTTCGACATGAACTACACCGAGGCCGAACGGCTGTGTGGGTTGAAGAGCCGCACCTTCCTGGCCGAGTTGATGCCGCATTATCCGATCTACGTGCCGCTGCTGCCGGATGAGGCGCAGGAAGCCATGGGTCAGGTGCATCCGCGGGCGCAGATCAGCTTCGACATCCTCATGCGCGAAGGCTTTGAAACTGACCACTACATCGATATTTTCGACGGCGGCCCGACCCTGCACGCGCGCACCTCGGGTATTCGCTCGATTGCTCAAAGCCGTGTGGTGCCTGTGCGTTTGTCGGCCGACAAAGACGAGCCCATCAAAGGCGGGCGGCCGTACCTGGTCTGTAATGGCCAGTTGCAGGACTTTCGCGCGGTGGTGGTGGAGCTGGATTGGGTGCCGGGTAAGCCAGTGGCCCTCAGTGTGGCGGTTGCCGAAGCCCTGGGTGTCGGCGATGGCGTCAGCGTACGCCTGGTTGCGGTTTAA
- the astA gene encoding arginine N-succinyltransferase has protein sequence MIVRPVRSTDLPALLQLARSTGAGLTTLPANEERLAHRVGWAEKTFRGEAARADADYLFVLEDDNGEVVGISAVAGAVGLREPWYNYRVGLTVSASQELNIHRQIPTLFLANDLTGNSELCSLFLRSDQRSGLNGRLLSKARFLFIAEFRELFGDKVIAEMRGMSDEQGRSPFWESLGRHFFKMEFSQADYLTGVGNKAFIAELMPKFPLYTCFLSEDARNIIGRVHPDTEPALAMLKGEGFSYQGYVDIFDAGPAIEAETAKIRAVQDSQVLVLAIGTPGDDAPQFLIHNRKRDDCRITAASARLAAGTLVVDAPTAKRLQLSAGDQVRAVAVTARG, from the coding sequence ATGATCGTTCGTCCCGTCCGCAGCACTGATCTGCCGGCCCTGTTGCAACTGGCGCGCAGTACTGGCGCAGGCCTGACCACCTTACCGGCCAACGAGGAACGCCTGGCGCACCGCGTGGGCTGGGCCGAGAAAACCTTCCGTGGCGAAGCCGCGCGGGCCGATGCCGATTACCTGTTCGTGCTCGAAGACGATAACGGCGAAGTGGTGGGTATCTCGGCCGTCGCGGGTGCCGTGGGCCTGCGTGAGCCCTGGTACAACTACCGGGTTGGCCTGACCGTCAGCGCTTCGCAGGAGCTGAATATCCATCGGCAGATCCCCACTCTGTTCCTGGCCAACGACCTGACCGGCAACTCCGAGCTGTGCTCGCTGTTTCTGCGCAGCGACCAGCGCAGCGGCCTGAATGGTCGCTTGCTGTCCAAGGCGCGCTTTCTGTTTATCGCCGAATTCCGTGAGCTGTTCGGCGACAAGGTGATTGCCGAGATGCGCGGCATGTCCGATGAGCAGGGCCGTTCACCGTTCTGGGAAAGCCTGGGGCGACACTTCTTCAAGATGGAATTCAGCCAGGCTGACTACCTCACTGGGGTCGGTAATAAGGCCTTCATCGCCGAGCTGATGCCCAAGTTTCCGCTCTACACCTGCTTCCTCTCGGAGGATGCGCGCAACATCATCGGCCGTGTGCACCCGGATACCGAGCCGGCGCTGGCGATGCTCAAGGGCGAAGGTTTCAGCTACCAGGGCTATGTCGATATCTTCGATGCCGGCCCGGCCATCGAAGCCGAAACCGCGAAGATTCGCGCGGTGCAGGACAGCCAGGTGCTGGTCCTGGCGATTGGCACCCCGGGCGACGATGCCCCGCAATTCCTGATCCACAACCGCAAGCGCGACGACTGCCGGATTACCGCAGCGTCAGCGCGTTTGGCCGCCGGCACCCTGGTGGTCGATGCCCCGACTGCCAAGCGCTTGCAGCTGTCGGCGGGCGATCAGGTACGTGCGGTTGCGGTTACCGCTCGCGGTTAG
- the astD gene encoding succinylglutamate-semialdehyde dehydrogenase codes for MSTHYIAGGWIAGQGEALESLNPVSQEVIWHGRAATSEQVDAAVQAARAAFPVWATRSLDERIVVLEQFAATLKQHAEALGHCIGEETGKPLWETATEVTSMVNKVAISIQSYRERTGEKSGPLADATAVLRHKPHGVVAVFGPYNFPGHLPNGHIVPALLAGNCVVFKPSELTPKVAELTVKCWIEAGLPAGVLNLVQGARETGVALAAHDGIDGLFFTGSSRTGNLLHNQFAGRPDKILALEMGGNNPLLVDQVADLNAAVYTIIQSAFISAGQRCTCARRLLVPQGAWGDSLLERLVEVAASIKVGSFDAQPAPFMGAVISLAAAQHLLKAQQHLLAQGANPLLEMTQPLAGAALLTPGIIDVTEVANRPDEEFFGPLLQVIRYADFDAAIVEANNTQYGLAAGLLSDSKARYEEFWLHSRAGIVNWNKQLTGAASTAPFGGVGASGNHRASAYYAADYCAYPVASLESDSLSLPATLTPGVSL; via the coding sequence ATGAGCACTCATTACATCGCCGGTGGTTGGATCGCGGGTCAGGGTGAAGCCCTGGAATCACTCAATCCGGTCAGCCAGGAAGTCATCTGGCATGGACGCGCTGCCACGTCAGAACAGGTGGATGCAGCCGTGCAGGCTGCCCGCGCGGCCTTCCCGGTCTGGGCTACGCGCTCGCTGGATGAGCGTATCGTTGTGCTCGAACAGTTTGCTGCCACCCTCAAACAGCATGCTGAGGCGCTTGGCCACTGCATTGGCGAGGAAACCGGCAAACCGCTGTGGGAAACCGCCACCGAAGTCACCAGCATGGTCAACAAGGTTGCCATCTCGATTCAGAGCTACCGCGAACGTACCGGTGAGAAGAGCGGCCCGCTGGCTGATGCCACTGCTGTGCTACGGCACAAGCCGCATGGCGTGGTCGCAGTCTTCGGCCCTTACAACTTCCCGGGTCACCTGCCTAACGGGCATATCGTGCCGGCGCTGCTGGCAGGTAATTGCGTGGTGTTCAAACCCAGCGAGCTGACGCCGAAAGTCGCCGAGCTGACCGTCAAGTGCTGGATCGAAGCCGGTCTGCCGGCGGGCGTGCTCAACCTGGTGCAGGGTGCGCGCGAAACTGGCGTGGCGCTGGCCGCGCATGACGGTATCGACGGCTTGTTCTTCACCGGCTCCAGCCGCACCGGCAACCTGCTGCATAACCAGTTCGCCGGTCGCCCGGACAAGATCCTCGCCCTGGAAATGGGCGGCAATAACCCGCTGCTGGTGGATCAGGTTGCTGACCTCAATGCGGCGGTGTACACCATTATCCAATCGGCGTTTATTTCCGCCGGCCAGCGCTGCACCTGCGCACGCCGCCTGCTGGTGCCGCAAGGCGCGTGGGGCGATAGCCTGCTGGAGCGCCTGGTGGAGGTTGCCGCCAGTATCAAGGTCGGTAGCTTCGATGCTCAGCCTGCGCCCTTTATGGGCGCGGTGATTTCCCTGGCCGCCGCACAGCACCTGCTCAAGGCGCAGCAGCACTTGCTGGCTCAGGGCGCCAATCCACTGTTGGAAATGACTCAGCCGTTGGCCGGTGCCGCCCTGCTCACGCCTGGGATTATCGATGTGACCGAGGTCGCCAATCGTCCGGATGAAGAGTTCTTTGGCCCGTTGTTGCAGGTGATTCGCTACGCCGATTTCGATGCGGCCATCGTTGAGGCCAACAACACCCAGTACGGTCTGGCCGCTGGCCTGTTGTCCGACTCCAAGGCGCGCTACGAAGAGTTCTGGCTGCACAGTCGTGCCGGTATCGTCAACTGGAATAAGCAGCTGACCGGTGCCGCCAGCACCGCGCCCTTCGGCGGTGTGGGGGCTTCTGGCAACCACCGCGCCAGTGCCTATTACGCAGCCGACTATTGTGCCTACCCGGTGGCCTCGCTGGAATCCGACAGCCTGAGCCTGCCCGCCACCCTGACACCCGGAGTAAGTCTGTGA
- the astB gene encoding N-succinylarginine dihydrolase yields MSNSYEVNFDGLVGPTHNYGGLSYGNVASQSNSQAASNPKEAAKQGLAKMKALMEMGFKQGVLAPQERPNIAVLRSLGFTGTDAQVIQNAAKDAMPLLVASCSASSMWTANACTVSPSADTADGRVHFTAANLNCKFHRSIEHPTTSRVLSAMFANEQHFAHHAALPAVAQFGDEGAANHTRFCKGYGDAGVEFFVFGRSAFDSRFPAPQRYPARQTLEASQAVARLHGLNDDGVVYAQQTPAVIDQGVFHNDVIAVGNGEVLFYHQDAFLDTDKVLAELSDKLARRGGNFQAVCVPRDAVTVEDAVKSYLFNSQLLNRAEGGMLLIVPEECRNNGNVWRYLEQLTSGNGPIREVKVFDLKQSMQNGGGPACLRLRVALKEHELAAVNQGVIMTPTLHDSLNVWVDKHYRDRLSENDLADPQLLNECRAALDELTQILKLGAVYPFQLA; encoded by the coding sequence GTGAGCAACTCATATGAAGTGAATTTCGACGGACTGGTCGGGCCGACTCACAACTACGGCGGGCTGTCCTACGGCAACGTCGCCTCGCAGAGCAACAGCCAGGCCGCGTCCAATCCGAAAGAAGCCGCCAAGCAGGGCCTGGCCAAGATGAAGGCCCTGATGGAAATGGGCTTCAAGCAGGGTGTACTGGCCCCGCAGGAGCGTCCGAATATCGCCGTGCTGCGCAGCCTGGGTTTTACCGGCACCGACGCGCAGGTGATCCAGAACGCCGCGAAAGACGCCATGCCACTGCTGGTGGCCAGCTGCTCGGCGTCGAGCATGTGGACGGCCAACGCCTGCACTGTCAGCCCGAGTGCGGATACGGCCGATGGTCGCGTGCATTTCACCGCCGCCAACCTCAATTGCAAATTCCACCGCTCGATCGAGCACCCGACCACCAGTCGGGTGCTCAGCGCGATGTTCGCCAATGAGCAGCACTTTGCTCACCACGCCGCATTGCCGGCTGTCGCTCAGTTCGGCGATGAAGGCGCGGCCAACCACACACGCTTCTGCAAAGGCTACGGCGATGCCGGTGTGGAGTTCTTCGTCTTTGGCCGCAGTGCCTTCGACAGTCGCTTCCCGGCACCGCAGCGTTACCCGGCGCGGCAGACCCTGGAAGCCTCGCAGGCGGTGGCCCGTCTGCATGGCCTGAACGATGACGGTGTGGTCTACGCCCAGCAAACGCCAGCGGTGATTGATCAGGGCGTGTTCCACAACGACGTGATCGCCGTGGGCAATGGCGAGGTGCTGTTCTATCACCAGGACGCCTTCCTCGACACCGACAAGGTGCTGGCTGAGCTGAGCGATAAGCTCGCCCGCCGTGGCGGCAACTTCCAGGCGGTGTGCGTGCCGCGTGATGCGGTGACAGTGGAGGATGCGGTCAAGTCCTACCTGTTCAACAGCCAGCTGCTCAACCGCGCCGAGGGCGGCATGCTGCTGATCGTGCCGGAAGAGTGCCGCAACAACGGCAATGTTTGGCGCTACCTGGAGCAACTGACCAGCGGTAATGGGCCGATTCGCGAGGTCAAGGTCTTCGACCTCAAGCAGAGCATGCAGAACGGCGGTGGCCCGGCTTGCCTGCGCCTGCGCGTGGCGCTCAAGGAGCACGAACTGGCGGCGGTCAATCAGGGTGTGATCATGACCCCGACGCTGCACGACAGCCTCAACGTCTGGGTCGACAAGCACTACCGTGATCGCTTGAGCGAAAACGATCTGGCTGACCCACAATTGCTTAACGAATGCCGCGCGGCCTTGGACGAACTGACGCAGATCCTTAAACTGGGCGCGGTTTATCCATTCCAATTAGCTTGA
- a CDS encoding topoisomerase II, with the protein MSDALQLILEDTDGTQLETSCTRFAVVWQGKEIWIQQVGNGQLMIGVDVEEGDTEYANLLLRPLATNLVSLELEMEAADLTDEDGHVHGPDCNH; encoded by the coding sequence ATGAGCGACGCCCTGCAACTGATACTCGAGGACACTGACGGCACCCAGCTGGAAACTTCCTGCACACGGTTTGCCGTGGTCTGGCAGGGTAAGGAAATCTGGATTCAGCAGGTCGGTAATGGCCAACTGATGATTGGTGTGGACGTGGAGGAGGGCGACACCGAGTACGCCAACCTGCTGCTGCGTCCGTTGGCCACCAATCTGGTCAGCCTGGAGCTGGAAATGGAAGCGGCTGATCTGACTGACGAAGACGGCCACGTGCATGGCCCAGACTGCAACCACTGA
- the astE gene encoding succinylglutamate desuccinylase, which yields MLALGKLLELTLAGHEPAAKIQLTPEGTRLRWLAEGALEITPPVASDNGLDLLLSAGLHGNETAPIELLDRLLQGIARSQLKPRARILFLFGNPAAMRSGERYIEQDINRLFNGRHDQHTGAEALRACDLEHMAAAFFSKPERTRLHYDLHTAIRGSKIEQFALYPFQEGRPRSQRELARLSAAGIEAVLLHNKSSITFSAYTYTQLGAEAFTLELGKARPFGQNELVNLDLLEQHLRALIEGREPEGVTDDLGELKLFAVAREVIKHSDAFKLHLPADIENFSELPQGYLLAEDLADTRWVVDEPGARIIFPNPKVKNGLRAGILIVPAEDVQLA from the coding sequence ATGCTTGCCCTCGGTAAACTGCTTGAACTGACCCTGGCTGGCCACGAACCGGCAGCGAAGATTCAGCTGACCCCCGAGGGCACGCGTTTGCGTTGGCTGGCCGAAGGCGCGTTGGAAATAACGCCGCCGGTGGCCAGCGACAATGGCCTGGATCTGCTGCTGTCTGCCGGTCTCCATGGCAATGAAACCGCGCCGATTGAATTGCTTGACCGCCTGCTGCAAGGCATTGCCCGCAGCCAGTTGAAGCCTCGCGCGCGGATTCTCTTTCTGTTCGGTAACCCCGCCGCCATGCGCAGCGGTGAGCGCTATATCGAGCAGGACATCAACCGCCTGTTCAACGGCCGCCACGATCAGCACACCGGTGCTGAAGCGTTGCGTGCTTGCGATCTGGAACATATGGCTGCAGCCTTCTTCAGCAAGCCGGAGCGCACCCGTCTGCATTACGACCTGCACACGGCGATTCGCGGGTCAAAAATCGAGCAGTTCGCCCTCTACCCGTTTCAGGAAGGCCGCCCACGCAGTCAGCGCGAACTGGCGCGCCTGAGCGCTGCCGGGATTGAGGCGGTGCTGTTGCACAATAAAAGCTCGATTACCTTCAGCGCCTACACCTATACCCAGCTTGGGGCGGAAGCCTTCACCCTGGAACTGGGTAAGGCGCGGCCGTTTGGGCAGAACGAGTTGGTTAACCTCGATCTGCTTGAACAGCATCTGCGGGCCCTGATCGAAGGCCGCGAGCCCGAAGGTGTCACTGATGATCTGGGCGAGCTGAAGTTATTTGCCGTAGCGCGCGAAGTGATCAAGCACAGCGACGCCTTCAAACTGCACTTGCCGGCCGACATCGAGAACTTCAGCGAACTGCCGCAGGGCTACTTGCTGGCCGAGGATCTGGCCGATACCCGCTGGGTGGTAGATGAGCCGGGTGCACGCATCATCTTCCCCAACCCCAAGGTCAAGAACGGACTGCGCGCCGGCATCCTGATCGTTCCCGCCGAAGACGTGCAGTTGGCCTGA
- the ltaE gene encoding low-specificity L-threonine aldolase, producing MPVIDLRSDTVTQPTPGMREAMQAAALGDDVYGEDPTVNHLEHYLAAELGFEAALFVPTGTMSNLLGLMAHCARGDEYIVGQQAHTYKYEGGGAAVLGSIQPQPIDGEADGSLDLAKVEAAIKQDDFHFARTRLLALENTMQGKVLPQAYLQAARELTKRRGLALHLDGARLYNAAVKLGVPARDITQYFDSVSVCLSKGLGAPIGSVLCGSAELIGKARRLRKMVGGGMRQAGMLAAAGLYALQHQVARLAEDHANAERLAAGLRELGYAVEPVQTNMVYAQVGEQAGALKAFCAARGIKLTAAPRLRMVTHLDIAAADIDQVVAAFAEFRRN from the coding sequence ATGCCCGTTATCGACCTGCGCAGCGACACCGTCACCCAGCCGACTCCAGGTATGCGCGAGGCCATGCAAGCCGCCGCGCTGGGCGATGACGTGTATGGCGAAGACCCTACGGTCAATCACCTGGAGCATTATCTGGCGGCTGAGCTGGGCTTCGAGGCGGCGCTGTTCGTGCCCACTGGCACCATGAGTAATTTGCTCGGATTGATGGCCCATTGCGCGCGCGGTGACGAATACATCGTCGGCCAGCAGGCGCATACCTATAAGTACGAAGGTGGCGGCGCGGCGGTGCTCGGTTCGATCCAGCCGCAGCCGATTGACGGCGAAGCGGATGGCTCGTTGGATTTGGCCAAGGTCGAAGCCGCCATCAAGCAGGATGACTTCCACTTCGCCCGTACCCGCCTGCTGGCACTGGAAAACACCATGCAGGGCAAGGTGCTGCCGCAGGCCTATCTGCAGGCGGCGCGCGAGCTGACCAAACGGCGCGGGCTGGCCCTGCACCTGGATGGCGCGCGGTTGTACAACGCGGCGGTCAAGTTGGGCGTGCCAGCGCGTGACATCACGCAGTACTTCGATTCAGTGTCGGTGTGCTTGTCCAAAGGTCTCGGCGCGCCGATTGGCTCTGTGCTGTGCGGCTCAGCCGAGCTGATCGGCAAGGCGCGACGGCTGCGCAAGATGGTCGGCGGTGGTATGCGTCAGGCCGGTATGCTCGCAGCCGCCGGTTTGTATGCCTTGCAACATCAGGTGGCGCGCCTGGCCGAGGATCACGCCAACGCCGAGCGATTGGCTGCCGGCTTGCGCGAGCTGGGTTATGCAGTGGAGCCGGTGCAGACCAATATGGTCTACGCCCAGGTCGGCGAGCAGGCTGGCGCGCTGAAGGCCTTCTGCGCCGCGCGCGGGATCAAACTCACCGCCGCACCACGGCTGCGCATGGTCACTCACCTGGATATTGCTGCGGCGGATATCGATCAGGTGGTCGCAGCCTTCGCCGAATTTCGCCGGAATTGA